From Virgibacillus ihumii, the proteins below share one genomic window:
- the lepB gene encoding signal peptidase I, with translation MIKKFFLRIIPVVILAAALAFVFRSYLFASYVVEGESMEPTLYDGNMMMVNKVAYDLADVDRFDVIVFHATKQTDYVKRVIGLPGDKIVYKNDKLYVNGKYVEEEFLEPFKKVSDDKPYTKDFTLVETTGKTTVPEGKLFVMGDNRDNSLDSRKFGFVSMDRLVGKVDITYWPVSQLELSFAN, from the coding sequence ATGATAAAAAAGTTTTTTTTAAGAATCATACCTGTTGTGATTCTGGCGGCCGCACTTGCTTTTGTATTCAGGTCTTATCTGTTCGCCAGTTATGTAGTGGAAGGTGAATCGATGGAGCCTACTTTATATGATGGGAATATGATGATGGTAAATAAAGTTGCCTATGATTTGGCTGATGTTGATCGTTTTGACGTTATCGTATTTCATGCAACAAAGCAAACAGATTATGTGAAACGTGTTATTGGTCTGCCTGGTGACAAAATCGTCTACAAAAACGATAAACTTTATGTAAATGGCAAATATGTCGAAGAAGAATTTCTGGAACCGTTTAAAAAAGTCAGTGATGACAAACCATACACAAAAGATTTTACATTAGTGGAAACCACCGGAAAAACAACTGTACCTGAGGGAAAGCTGTTTGTCATGGGGGATAACCGTGATAACAGTCTGGACAGTCGTAAATTCGGTTTTGTGTCGATGGACAGGCTTGTCGGTAAAGTGGACATTACATACTGGCCGGTCTCCCAATTGGAACTATCGTTTGCCAACTGA
- the yhfH gene encoding protein YhfH, with protein sequence MNNVVEFFRNLPKKKCHNCGQAMHEKADCYGNLCDECDHPAR encoded by the coding sequence ATGAACAACGTCGTTGAGTTTTTCAGAAACTTGCCTAAAAAGAAGTGTCATAACTGTGGTCAGGCTATGCATGAAAAAGCAGACTGTTATGGAAATTTGTGTGACGAATGTGATCATCCGGCCAGATAA
- a CDS encoding TVP38/TMEM64 family protein: MYLFNLSIANWRRLLEEDKFDEYIMQLLNQYESLGPIPGILLPFLESFLPFLPLLVFVAANAAAYGLLEGFLLSWAGSSVGSILVFLLVRRLGDKRVFKGIRKNKQVRKVTAWVERHGFGPLFLLMCFPFSPSSVINVVSGLSKISKQQFILAVLLGKSVMIFSISYVGSSIMEFAKEPVKTIIVGVCITLFWVIGKYIEKRLQRKALIKEISDQD, from the coding sequence ATGTATTTGTTTAATCTCAGCATAGCTAATTGGAGAAGATTATTGGAAGAAGACAAATTTGATGAATATATTATGCAGTTACTGAACCAGTATGAAAGCCTTGGACCGATTCCGGGTATTTTGCTTCCATTTCTGGAGTCATTTCTGCCATTCCTGCCGCTGCTTGTGTTTGTGGCCGCCAATGCCGCAGCATATGGTTTGCTTGAAGGTTTTCTATTATCATGGGCAGGCTCGAGTGTAGGATCAATTCTAGTATTTTTGCTAGTCCGAAGACTTGGAGATAAACGGGTGTTCAAAGGGATACGCAAAAACAAACAGGTTCGTAAAGTCACTGCCTGGGTGGAGCGGCATGGCTTCGGTCCGCTGTTTTTGCTGATGTGTTTTCCGTTCTCCCCTTCATCGGTTATTAATGTTGTTTCCGGGTTGTCGAAAATAAGCAAACAGCAATTTATTCTGGCTGTTTTACTTGGGAAATCGGTGATGATCTTTTCCATCTCCTATGTTGGATCAAGCATCATGGAATTTGCCAAAGAGCCGGTGAAGACCATTATTGTTGGTGTCTGTATTACATTGTTCTGGGTGATTGGGAAGTATATTGAAAAAAGATTACAGCGCAAAGCCTTGATTAAAGAGATTTCCGACCAGGATTAA
- a CDS encoding MBL fold metallo-hydrolase — MKLTVIGQWGGYPAPDGATSAYLIEKDGFTLLIDAGSGSLSKLQKYKKVMDLDAVVISHYHADHIADIGVLQYAWLVNSYVTGNKEILPIYGHTEDREGFEALTHKCTEGIAYDPEKQLEIGPFTVTFQKTVHPVPCYGMRISDGDSTVVYTADSAFSEAWYDFAKNTDLLITDCNFYADQEGSKAGHMNSIDGAAIAREANVRELLLSHLPQYGDNNKLVEEAEQFFTGTVQLAHSGFTWAK; from the coding sequence ATGAAACTGACAGTAATTGGACAGTGGGGCGGATATCCCGCTCCGGACGGTGCTACATCAGCATATTTAATTGAAAAAGATGGTTTTACATTATTGATCGATGCTGGCAGCGGTTCCTTGTCAAAACTGCAGAAATATAAAAAAGTAATGGATTTGGATGCAGTTGTTATATCACACTATCATGCGGATCATATTGCCGATATCGGCGTGTTGCAGTATGCATGGCTGGTGAATTCGTATGTTACCGGAAACAAGGAAATCCTGCCAATCTATGGTCATACTGAAGACAGGGAAGGCTTTGAGGCATTGACACACAAATGCACAGAAGGAATTGCATATGACCCCGAAAAACAGTTGGAAATTGGCCCGTTTACAGTTACTTTCCAAAAAACAGTCCATCCTGTTCCATGTTACGGCATGCGTATATCTGATGGTGACAGTACGGTAGTCTATACAGCAGACTCCGCTTTTAGCGAAGCGTGGTATGATTTTGCCAAAAATACGGATTTGCTCATTACCGATTGCAATTTTTATGCTGACCAGGAGGGTTCCAAAGCAGGTCATATGAATAGCATTGATGGAGCCGCCATTGCAAGGGAAGCAAACGTCCGGGAACTTCTGCTTAGTCATTTGCCGCAGTACGGAGATAACAATAAATTGGTGGAAGAAGCTGAGCAGTTTTTTACTGGAACTGTTCAATTAGCGCATTCCGGGTTCACATGGGCGAAATAA
- the hemY gene encoding protoporphyrinogen oxidase, with protein sequence MSEMKKIAIVGGGITGLSTAYYLQKEIQMRGLPYEVRLFEADSRLGGKISTVKRGGFTIERGPDSFLSRKQPAVKLAEELGMREELVRNGTGQSYILVNNKLHKMPKGAYMGIPVQVRPFLFSGIFSPAGKLRAGMDFLLPKGKKGDQTLGGFFRRRFGNELVENLIEPLLSGIYAGNIDDMSLMATFPNFYELEQEHRSLIKGLQKTTPKKKKSSGKKLGMFFSFKGGLESMVDRLSEELGDVLSLNTAIDHIEKKDHGYHLLLNDGDVYKADAVVLATPHYTVPKMFSQYDFFQAFKEVPATSVANVALAFDASAIKKDIDGTGFVVSRNSDFRITACTWTHKKWPNAAPEGKVLLRCYVGRPDDQAVVDMSDEEITNIVLRDLKKTMKITQEPEFSVISRWKNAMPQYTVGHKERIDNVRSAMEQELPGVYLAGSSYEGVGVPDCIGQGEQAVEEVLEFLQK encoded by the coding sequence ATGAGCGAAATGAAAAAAATTGCAATTGTGGGCGGTGGCATAACAGGGTTATCTACTGCCTACTATTTGCAAAAAGAAATCCAGATGAGAGGTCTGCCATATGAGGTGCGACTGTTTGAAGCTGATTCCCGGCTTGGTGGGAAAATCAGCACGGTGAAGCGGGGCGGTTTTACAATTGAACGCGGACCCGACTCGTTTTTATCCCGGAAACAGCCCGCTGTGAAACTGGCGGAAGAGCTGGGCATGCGGGAAGAACTTGTCCGTAATGGGACTGGTCAGTCTTATATTCTCGTAAACAACAAATTGCATAAAATGCCTAAAGGGGCCTATATGGGAATTCCCGTACAGGTTCGGCCGTTCCTGTTTTCTGGAATTTTTTCCCCGGCTGGCAAGCTTCGTGCCGGTATGGATTTTCTGCTCCCAAAAGGGAAGAAAGGGGATCAGACTCTTGGCGGCTTTTTCCGGCGTCGTTTTGGAAATGAACTCGTGGAAAATCTTATTGAACCATTGCTTTCCGGAATTTACGCCGGGAACATCGATGACATGAGTCTGATGGCAACATTTCCGAACTTTTATGAATTGGAACAAGAGCATCGAAGTTTAATCAAAGGCTTGCAGAAAACGACACCGAAAAAGAAAAAATCTTCCGGCAAAAAGCTCGGCATGTTCTTTTCATTTAAAGGCGGGTTGGAGTCAATGGTTGACCGCCTTTCCGAGGAATTGGGCGATGTTTTGTCGTTGAACACGGCGATTGATCATATTGAAAAAAAAGACCATGGCTACCATCTGCTTCTCAACGATGGCGATGTGTATAAGGCTGATGCGGTTGTGTTGGCGACCCCACATTATACTGTTCCAAAAATGTTTAGCCAGTATGACTTTTTTCAGGCGTTTAAAGAGGTGCCGGCGACATCTGTCGCCAATGTTGCACTTGCATTTGATGCCTCAGCGATTAAAAAAGATATTGATGGAACAGGCTTTGTTGTGTCACGGAACAGTGATTTTCGCATAACCGCCTGTACATGGACGCATAAAAAGTGGCCGAATGCTGCACCGGAAGGAAAAGTGCTGCTGCGCTGCTATGTCGGGCGTCCGGATGATCAGGCCGTTGTGGACATGAGTGATGAGGAAATTACCAACATTGTTCTGCGTGATTTGAAGAAAACAATGAAGATTACCCAGGAACCTGAATTCAGCGTAATTTCCCGCTGGAAAAATGCGATGCCGCAGTATACGGTTGGGCATAAAGAGCGAATTGACAATGTCCGCTCCGCCATGGAACAAGAGCTGCCAGGAGTATATCTGGCCGGAAGTTCATACGAGGGAGTCGGCGTGCCCGATTGCATCGGACAAGGTGAACAAGCTGTGGAAGAAGTACTTGAATTTTTGCAAAAGTAA
- a CDS encoding lipoate--protein ligase, with the protein MKFIDNKGITDPSINLALEEYVLQNFGEKDTYLLFYVNRPSIIIGRNQNTIEEINTNYVDENGIKVVRRLSGGGAVYHDEGNLNFSFITKDDGESFQNFAKFTKPMVEALNNLGVPAELQGRNDLAANGRKISGNAMFSTKGRMFSHGTLMLDSEIENVVSALNVKMEKIKSKGIKSIRSRVANISEFLDEKITMDEFKEMILRYIFDVEDVKDVPQYELSDEDWENVHQISKERYQKWDWNYGKSPKFNIQESHKFDGGLVDVRLDVKNGLIENCKIYGDFFGIGEVKDIEQQLIGVRHERKAIEEALADVDIPHYLGKISKEEFVNLLY; encoded by the coding sequence ATGAAATTCATTGATAATAAAGGAATAACTGATCCGAGTATAAATTTGGCACTGGAAGAATATGTACTGCAAAATTTTGGTGAAAAAGATACATATCTGTTGTTTTATGTTAACAGACCATCGATTATTATCGGACGGAACCAGAACACCATTGAAGAGATTAACACCAATTATGTGGATGAGAACGGAATTAAAGTTGTCCGCCGTCTGTCCGGAGGCGGTGCCGTCTATCATGATGAAGGAAACCTTAACTTCAGTTTTATTACAAAGGACGATGGGGAAAGCTTCCAGAACTTTGCTAAGTTTACGAAGCCTATGGTAGAAGCATTGAACAATCTCGGTGTACCAGCTGAATTGCAGGGGCGCAATGACCTTGCTGCCAATGGACGCAAAATTTCCGGTAATGCAATGTTTTCAACAAAAGGACGCATGTTCAGCCATGGCACCTTAATGCTCGATTCTGAAATTGAGAACGTTGTTTCCGCGCTGAATGTAAAAATGGAAAAGATCAAATCAAAAGGGATTAAGTCCATCCGCAGCCGTGTAGCTAATATTTCTGAATTTCTTGATGAAAAAATCACGATGGACGAGTTTAAGGAAATGATTTTACGCTATATTTTTGATGTGGAAGACGTTAAGGATGTTCCGCAGTATGAACTGTCCGATGAAGATTGGGAGAATGTTCATCAGATTTCCAAAGAGCGATATCAAAAGTGGGATTGGAACTACGGAAAATCACCGAAGTTTAACATTCAGGAGTCTCATAAATTTGACGGGGGACTTGTTGATGTTCGCCTCGATGTGAAAAATGGTCTGATTGAAAACTGTAAAATTTACGGGGATTTCTTCGGTATCGGTGAAGTGAAGGATATTGAACAACAACTGATCGGTGTCCGCCATGAACGGAAAGCGATTGAAGAAGCACTTGCCGATGTTGATATCCCGCATTATCTTGGGAAAATCTCCAAAGAAGAATTTGTTAATCTGTTATATTAA
- the pepF gene encoding oligoendopeptidase F, whose protein sequence is MTNTAERWVRAEVPAEQTWDLTDLFESNEAWENELSVLQANVSEVTQYKGRMTRKASTLLNCLEALENFQQRLIRVAVYANLKAAADGSDPKNQADSAKVSSVLATIGSKISFVESELLELNQNDIEYLLEQEPKLQNYRKMFLDILEKKPFSLIPEIEETLAALSEVHNAPYMIYERSKSADMEFESITGEDGESLPMSFALYEDRYELSPDAGIRSRAYDSFVKTLNKYKNTYAATYATEITKQVTMSQLRSHSSVTEMLLQPQQVTEEMYHNQLDIIQEELAPHMRRFARLKKEKLGLDEMHFYDLKAPLDPEFNPETTYEEAAETILEALGVMGPEYTEIIKKGLYNRWIDRADNVGKATGAFCSSPYGVHPYILLTWTDNMRGAFILAHELGHAGHFYLAGQHQSLVNMQPSTYFIEAPSTINELLLANHLLNKTDDKRMKRWVITQLLGTYYHNFVTHLLEGEFQRRVYALAEEGTPLTADVLSTQKKEALQNFWGDDVILDEGAELTWMRQPHYYMGLYPYTYSAGLTVSTAVAQKINEEGQPAVDRWLSVLKAGGSMKPQDLIEKAGLDMSKPDAIKEAVAYVGQLVDELEKSYE, encoded by the coding sequence ATGACAAACACAGCCGAACGCTGGGTGCGCGCAGAAGTCCCAGCAGAGCAAACATGGGATTTAACCGATTTGTTTGAATCAAATGAAGCATGGGAGAATGAATTGTCTGTTCTGCAGGCAAATGTTAGTGAAGTTACCCAATATAAAGGACGAATGACCAGAAAAGCTTCTACACTGTTAAATTGTTTAGAAGCATTGGAAAATTTCCAGCAGCGCCTCATACGAGTGGCTGTGTATGCAAATTTAAAAGCAGCAGCCGACGGATCTGATCCAAAAAATCAGGCTGATTCCGCAAAAGTATCTTCTGTGTTGGCAACAATCGGATCCAAAATTTCTTTTGTTGAATCCGAACTGTTAGAATTGAATCAAAATGATATAGAGTATTTGTTGGAACAAGAACCGAAACTGCAAAATTACCGGAAGATGTTTCTGGATATTTTGGAGAAAAAGCCATTTTCGCTGATTCCGGAAATTGAGGAAACACTGGCTGCTTTGAGTGAAGTACATAATGCACCGTATATGATTTATGAACGAAGCAAATCAGCCGACATGGAATTTGAATCAATCACGGGTGAGGACGGTGAGTCCCTGCCGATGTCTTTTGCACTATATGAAGATCGCTATGAACTGTCTCCGGATGCCGGAATCCGAAGCAGAGCATATGATTCTTTTGTCAAAACGTTAAACAAGTACAAAAATACATATGCAGCAACCTATGCCACTGAAATCACCAAACAAGTGACAATGTCACAGCTACGTTCGCATAGTTCCGTAACCGAGATGCTGCTTCAGCCGCAGCAAGTCACAGAAGAAATGTACCACAATCAGCTTGATATTATTCAGGAGGAACTGGCACCGCACATGCGCCGGTTTGCACGTCTCAAAAAAGAAAAACTGGGACTCGATGAAATGCATTTTTACGACTTAAAGGCACCGCTGGACCCGGAATTCAATCCGGAAACAACGTATGAAGAAGCAGCTGAAACGATTCTGGAGGCACTGGGGGTGATGGGGCCTGAGTACACTGAAATCATCAAAAAGGGACTCTATAACCGTTGGATTGACCGAGCAGATAATGTAGGGAAAGCAACCGGTGCATTTTGCTCAAGTCCTTATGGTGTACACCCATATATATTACTTACGTGGACAGATAACATGCGGGGGGCGTTTATTCTCGCACACGAACTGGGCCATGCCGGACATTTTTATCTTGCCGGACAGCATCAGTCCCTGGTCAATATGCAGCCATCCACTTATTTTATCGAGGCACCGTCAACGATAAATGAGCTGCTGCTCGCGAATCATCTGTTGAACAAAACAGATGATAAACGGATGAAACGGTGGGTTATTACCCAATTACTTGGAACCTATTACCATAATTTCGTGACCCATTTACTGGAAGGTGAATTCCAACGCCGGGTGTACGCTTTGGCAGAGGAAGGAACACCACTTACAGCAGATGTACTGTCTACACAAAAGAAAGAAGCACTGCAAAACTTCTGGGGAGATGATGTCATCCTTGATGAGGGCGCAGAACTAACCTGGATGCGCCAGCCGCATTATTACATGGGCTTGTATCCATATACCTATTCGGCCGGTTTAACCGTCTCAACCGCCGTCGCACAAAAAATCAACGAAGAAGGTCAGCCCGCAGTTGACCGGTGGCTGTCCGTCCTCAAAGCTGGAGGGTCTATGAAGCCTCAGGACCTGATTGAAAAAGCCGGCCTCGACATGTCCAAACCCGATGCCATCAAAGAAGCAGTTGCATATGTCGGTCAGCTGGTTGATGAACTGGAAAAAAGCTATGAGTAA
- a CDS encoding fatty acid--CoA ligase family protein: MNITDQLSLTAQEHPHKTAYVFQDSETSYLELEGMVTKFASSLQQLGYSKGDHIALALGNSPYYVIALYGALRVGAVVIPVNPMYTSHELGYILKNGDVKGIITMDVLLEKFEAIADQLPAVEHYISCDTGSSKSFGDSPVVDKIESFTELIKAGSLDTHTPQLDDEDTAIILYTSGTTGKPKGAMLTHQNIYSNAKDTADYLTINEEDRVIAALPMFHVFCLTVSLNAPLMNGGTILIMPKFSPQEVFKVASEQKATIFAGVPTMYNYLLQSAADHTVDFSGIRLCISGGSSMPVALLKNFEEVFNVRVSEGYGLSEAAPVTCFNPLDRPRKPGSIGQSILNVENRVMNEFGEEAEVGEVGELAVRGPNVMKGYYKLPEETEMALRDGWLYTGDMARMDNEGYFYIVDRKKDMILVGGYNVYPREVEEVLYEHPGIAEAAVIGAPHPDTGESVKCFVVTKDSTLTEDVLLEFCNAHLAKYKIPSSIEFLDELPKNTTGKILRKVLRDKVNQ; encoded by the coding sequence ATGAATATAACGGATCAATTGTCGTTGACAGCTCAGGAACATCCGCATAAAACAGCATATGTTTTTCAGGATTCGGAGACAAGCTATCTGGAGTTGGAAGGAATGGTCACTAAGTTTGCTTCCAGTCTGCAGCAACTCGGTTACAGTAAAGGGGATCACATCGCACTTGCGTTAGGTAACAGTCCATATTATGTCATTGCGCTGTATGGTGCATTGCGGGTCGGTGCTGTTGTTATTCCGGTTAACCCGATGTACACCTCACATGAGCTAGGTTATATCCTTAAAAATGGTGATGTCAAAGGAATTATTACGATGGATGTTTTGCTGGAAAAATTTGAAGCGATTGCAGATCAGCTGCCGGCGGTTGAACATTACATATCCTGTGATACAGGGTCAAGCAAGTCTTTTGGTGATAGTCCAGTGGTTGATAAAATAGAATCGTTTACGGAGTTGATCAAAGCGGGGAGCTTGGATACGCACACACCGCAGCTGGATGACGAGGATACGGCAATTATTTTGTATACTTCCGGCACGACCGGTAAGCCAAAGGGAGCGATGCTGACTCATCAAAATATCTATTCCAATGCAAAGGATACGGCAGATTATTTGACGATTAACGAAGAAGACCGTGTTATTGCTGCACTGCCAATGTTCCATGTGTTCTGTTTAACGGTGTCATTGAATGCTCCGCTGATGAATGGTGGCACTATACTGATTATGCCGAAGTTCTCACCACAGGAAGTTTTCAAGGTTGCTTCCGAGCAAAAAGCGACTATTTTTGCCGGTGTGCCGACCATGTATAATTATTTGCTGCAAAGCGCTGCTGATCATACCGTTGATTTTTCGGGGATCCGGCTTTGTATCTCCGGTGGTTCATCCATGCCGGTAGCTCTTTTGAAAAATTTCGAAGAGGTGTTTAATGTTCGTGTTTCGGAAGGGTACGGTCTGTCTGAAGCAGCACCAGTTACCTGTTTTAATCCGTTGGACCGGCCAAGAAAGCCTGGTTCGATTGGTCAAAGCATTCTGAATGTGGAAAATAGGGTCATGAATGAGTTTGGCGAAGAGGCAGAGGTTGGAGAAGTCGGGGAGCTTGCCGTTCGCGGGCCAAATGTCATGAAAGGTTATTACAAACTGCCGGAGGAAACGGAAATGGCTTTGCGGGATGGCTGGCTCTATACCGGTGATATGGCGCGAATGGATAATGAAGGCTATTTTTATATTGTTGACCGGAAAAAGGATATGATTCTTGTTGGCGGCTATAATGTGTATCCGCGTGAAGTGGAGGAAGTATTGTATGAACATCCAGGTATTGCTGAAGCGGCTGTTATCGGTGCTCCGCATCCCGATACAGGTGAATCAGTGAAATGCTTTGTCGTCACGAAAGATTCGACGCTGACAGAGGATGTTTTATTGGAGTTTTGCAATGCACATCTGGCTAAATACAAAATTCCATCCAGTATTGAGTTTTTGGATGAATTGCCAAAAAATACAACCGGAAAAATTTTGCGGAAAGTTCTTCGTGACAAAGTGAACCAATAA
- a CDS encoding competence protein ComK → MTDLVFNDFYTPTHEVTPLTMAVLTQFDQNGNTNTCVLEEQTESIVPFSPSKIIDNACKFFGSSLRGRQDGTRDICGITHKAPIAVDPSSGMYFFPTTSPASSKCSWVAHSHIDQVTQVDNSHTEVLFKNGKRIMIPVSYGSMLNQIQRTAQFRYLLDNRIKYLLKQNADMVAEPFA, encoded by the coding sequence ATGACTGATTTAGTGTTTAACGATTTCTATACTCCAACACACGAAGTTACCCCTCTTACAATGGCCGTTTTGACACAGTTTGATCAAAACGGGAATACCAATACGTGTGTGCTTGAGGAACAGACTGAATCTATTGTTCCGTTCTCTCCCAGCAAAATTATTGACAATGCGTGCAAATTTTTCGGGTCCAGTCTGCGGGGCAGACAGGACGGGACAAGAGACATCTGTGGGATTACACATAAGGCTCCGATAGCTGTTGACCCTTCCAGCGGCATGTATTTTTTCCCGACAACTTCACCCGCAAGCTCCAAATGTTCATGGGTTGCCCATTCTCATATTGATCAGGTAACCCAAGTGGATAACAGCCATACGGAAGTACTTTTCAAAAATGGCAAACGGATAATGATTCCTGTCTCTTACGGCTCCATGCTGAACCAAATACAACGCACCGCGCAATTCCGTTACTTGCTGGATAACCGGATCAAGTATTTGCTGAAACAGAATGCTGATATGGTGGCAGAGCCTTTTGCATAA